The Populus alba chromosome 6, ASM523922v2, whole genome shotgun sequence genome contains a region encoding:
- the LOC118027527 gene encoding tRNA (guanine-N(7)-)-methyltransferase, whose amino-acid sequence MLENEANPTISKSTGLPRKRFYRARAHSNPLSDSHFPVPISPSHVDYSLHYPQFFSSSGEVGSIKKVQFADVGCGFGGLLISLSTLFPETLMIGMELRDKVTEYVKERILALRTTNPGQYQNVSVVRTNSMKYIPNYFEKGQLTKMFFLFPDPHFKEKNHRRRVISPHLLDEYAYVLEVGGIIYSITDVEELGDWMKTCLENHPMFEALAEEELEADPAVKLLRTATEEGQKVARNGGQTFQAVYRRIAPSL is encoded by the coding sequence ATGTTAGAAAATGAGGCAAACCCGACAATCAGCAAGTCAACTGGCTTGCCTAGGAAGCGTTTTTATCGAGCAAGAGCACATAGCAATCCATTGAGTGATTCGCATTTCCCTGTTCCGATTTCTCCTAGTCATGTTGACTACTCGCTTCATTACCCTCAGTTCTTTTCCTCGTCCGGTGAAGTTGGCAGTATCAAAAAGGTCCAGTTTGCTGATGTTGGTTGTGGGTTTGGAGGGCTGCTGATTAGTCTCTCAACACTTTTTCCGGAGACCTTAATGATTGGGATGGAACTTAGGGATAAGGTGACAGAGTATGTGAAGGAACGGATTTTGGCGTTGAGGACAACAAATCCAGGTCAATATCAAAATGTCTCTGTGGTTCGGACCAATTCGATGAAATACATTCCTAATTATTTTGAGAAGGGGCAACTTACAAAGATGTTTTTCCTGTTTCCTGATCCTCATTTCAAAGAGAAGAATCATCGTCGCCGAGTGATCAGTCCACATTTACTTGATGAGTATGCATATGTTCTCGAGGTTGGTGGCATTATCTATTCAATTACAGATGTGGAAGAGCTTGGGGATTGGATGAAGACTTGTTTGGAGAATCACCCCATGTTTGAAGCCCTCGCAGAGGAGGAACTCGAAGCAGATCCTGCTGTGAAACTCCTGAGGACAGCAACTGAAGAAGGGCAGAAGGTTGCTAGGAACGGGGGGCAGACTTTTCAAGCAGTCTACAGACGTATCGCACCATCCCTTTGA
- the LOC118027526 gene encoding RNA-binding KH domain-containing protein PEPPER, whose amino-acid sequence MDLTATTTLNSDPKEANAVNKQAETGMDAVTEGGQQQGQPKGSEKWPGWPGDNVFRLIVPVSKVGSIIGRRGELVKKMCDETRARIRILEGPLGISDRIVLISGKEEPEAPQSPAMDAVMRVFKRVSGLSPGEGDNTGSAAAAAGSAFCSIRLLVASSQAINLIGKQGSIIKSIQENTGAAVHVMAEDELPSYATSDERIVEIHGEAMKVFKALEAVIGQLRKFLVDHSVIPIFEKTYNATISQECPADARPDIAQPSLHSAYVPTISSGIASDYSLSLKRDPSIYEHETQFEHRISQPGLSIYGQDPGIVGFRSTGLGRATAPIVTQVTQTMQVPLSYAEDIIGVAGSNIAYIRRTSRAILSIQESRGLPDEITVEIKGTGAQVQMAQQLIQEFITNHKEPASSMYGKIDAGLSAYSHMAETGYPSSSFTSHLGGYGSSSMGGYGSPGAGGYNNYRF is encoded by the exons ATGGACTTAACAGCCACAACAACGCTCAATTCAGATCCAAAAGAAGCAAACGCCGTTAACAAACAAGCAGAAACGGGAATGGATGCAGTGACGGAGGGAGGACAGCAACAGGGACAACCAAAAGGATCAGAGAAGTGGCCGGGATGGCCAGGAGATAATGTGTTTAGGTTAATAGTGCCGGTATCGAAAGTAGGAAGTATAATTGGACGCAGAGGAGAGTTGGTGAAGAAGATGTGTGATGAAACACGAGCTCGCATTCGTATTCTTGAAGGTCCCCTTGGTATTTCTGATCGAATT GTTCTGATTTCTGGTAAAGAAGAGCCAGAAGCTCCACAATCTCCTGCAATGGATGCTGTAATGAGAGTGTTCAAGCGTGTGAGTGGTCTATCACCTGGTGAGGGTGACAACACTGGttcagctgctgctgctgctggctCTGCATTTTGTTCCATAAGGTTACTGGTTGCATCTTCACAGGCAATAAACTTAATTGGGAAGCAAGGATCCATAATCAAATCAATACAGGAAAACACTGGTGCAGCTGTGCATGTTATGGCAGAAG ATGAGTTACCCTCATATGCTACTTCAGATGAGAGAATTGTGGAAATACATGGTGAAGCTATGAAGGTTTTTAAAGCATTAGAAGCAGTAATAGGACAGCTAAGGAAGTTTTTGGTTGATCATAGTGTCATTCCTATATTTGAGAAAACT TACAATGCAACAATTTCACAGGAATGCCCTGCAGATGCACGGCCTGATATTGCTCAGCCCTCACTACATTCTGCTTATGTTCCCACAATTTCAAGTGGGATTGCTTCTGATTATTCCCTATCTTTGAAGCGGGATCCGTCAATATATGAACATGAAACACAATTTGAACACAGAATCTCACAACCTGGATTGTCAATTTATGGACAAGATCCTGGAATTGTAGGGTTCCGTTCAACTGGACTTGGTCGTGCTACTGCTCCTATTGTAACTCAG GTGACACAGACAATGCAAGTACCTTTGTCATATGCTGAGGATATCATTGGTGTTGCTGGATCTAATATTGCCTACATTCGCCGTACCAGCAGGGCAATCCTTTCAATACAAGAGAGCAGAGGATTGCCTGATGAGATCACTGTGGAAATTAAGGGCACCGGTGCTCAAGTTCAGATGGCTCAACAGCTTATTCAG GAGTTCATTACTAATCACAAGGAACCAGCGTCAAGCATGTATGGGAAGATAGATGCGGGGTTAAGTGCATATTCACATATGGCAGAAACCGGCTACCCTTCATCTTCGTTCACATCACATCTAGGAGGGTATGGATCCTCAAGTATGGGAGGGTATGGATCGCCTGGTGCAGGAGGTTACAACAATTATAGATTTTGA